A window of Citrus sinensis cultivar Valencia sweet orange chromosome 7, DVS_A1.0, whole genome shotgun sequence contains these coding sequences:
- the LOC102615958 gene encoding putative receptor-like protein kinase At3g47110, with protein MYTLKYVNFRGNQLSGAFPSFIFNKSSLQDLDFSYNALSGEIPANICSNLPFLESISLSQNMFHGGIPSTLSNCKYLEILSLSINNLLGAIPKEIGNLTKLKELYLGYSGLQGEIPREFGNLAELELMALQVSNLQGEIPQELANLTGLEVLKLDKIFLTGEIPPEIHNLHNLKLLDLSHNKLVGAVPATIFNMSTLTGLGLQSNSLSGSLSSIADVQLPNLEELRLWSNNFSGTIPRVIFNASKLSVLELGINSFSGFIPNTFGNLRNLRLLTLHYNYLTSSNLELSFLSSFSNCKSLTYIGLSNNPLDGILPRMSMGNLSHSLEYFDLSYCNVSGGFPEEIGNLTNLIGIYLRGNKLNGSIPITLGKLQKLQGLHLEDNKLEGPIPDDICRLTKLYELGLSGNKLSGSIPACFSNLASLGTLSLGSNKLTSIPLTIWNLKSMLYLNFSSNFFTGPLPLDIGNLKVLIGIDFSTNNFSDVIPTVIGGLTNLQYLFLGYNRLQGSISESFGDLISLKSLNLSNNNLSRSIPISLEKLSYLEDLDLSFNKLKGEIPKGGSFGNFSAKSFEGNELLCGSPNLQVPPCKTSIHHKSRKNVLLLGIVLPLSTIFIIVVILLIVRYRKRVKQPPNDANMPPIATCRRFSYLELC; from the exons ATGTATACACTGAAATATGTTAATTTCCGTGGAAATCAACTCTCTGGAGCTTTCCCCTCTTTCATCTTCAACAAGTCTTCTTTACAAGATCTTGATTTTAGTTACAACGCACTATCTGGTGAAATTCCTGCAAATATATGCAGTAATCTTCCTTTTCTTGAATCAATTTCTTTGTCCCAAAACATGTTCCATGGCGGAATACCGTCCACTCTATCAAATTGCAAATATTTGGAAATCTTAAGTTTGTCGATCAATAATTTATTGGGAGCCATACCAAAAGAAATCGGGAACCTGACCAAACTTAAGGAATTATATCTTGGCTACAGTGGACTTCAAG GAGAAATTCCTCGAGAGTTTGGCAATCTTGCTGAATTGGAGCTGATGGCGTTACAAGTAAGCAATCTCCAAG GAGAAATTCCACAGGAGCTGGCGAATCTTACAGGATTGGAGGTATTAAAGCtggacaaaatttttttaaccg GGGAGATACCACCTGAAATCCATAATCTCCATAATCTGAAGTTGCTGGACCTTAGTCATAACAAATTAGTTGGTGCTGTCCCAGCTACAATCTTCAATATGTCAACACTCACAGGACTTGGGCTTCAAAGTAATTCTCTCTCAGGAAGTCTTTCGTCCATCGCAGACGTCCAACTTCCAAATCTTGAAGAGCTTCGTTTGTGGAGTAATAATTTCAGTGGCACAATTCCTCGTGTCATCTTTAATGCTTCTAAGCTCTCTGTGCTAGAGTTGGGAATAAACTCATTCTCAGGTTTTATTCCCAACACATTTGGCAATTTAAGAAATCTTAGGTTGCTGactttacattataattatttgacaTCTTCAAATCTAGAATTGAGCTTTCTGTCCTCGTTCTCAAATTGCAAGTCTTTAACATATATTGGCTTATCAAATAATCCACTGGATGGCATTCTTCCTAGGATGTCTATGGGTAATCTTTCTCATTCATTGGAATACTTTGACTTGTCCTATTGTAACGTTAGTGGTGGCTTCCCTGAAGAGATCGGTAACTTGACCAACTTGATAGGGATTTATTTAAGAGGCAATAAATTGAATGGATCAATTCCAATTACTCTCGGAAAATTACAAAAGCTTCAAGGTTTGCATCTTGAAGATAACAAATTAGAAGGACCAATCCCAGACGATATTTGTCGTTTGACTAAACTATATGAGTTGGGGTTGAGTGGCAATAAGCTTTCTGGATCAATCCCTGCATGCTTCAGTAATCTGGCTTCTCTAGGGACATTGTCATTGGGTTCCAATAAGTTAACTTCCATTCCCTTAACTATTTGGAACCTTAAGAGCATGTTGTACCTCaacttttcatcaaatttttttactggCCCACTCCCATTAGACATTGGAAATTTGAAGGTTTTGATAGGAATTGATTTTTCGACgaataatttttcagatgTTATCCCAACGGTAATTGGAGGCCTAACTAATTTACAATATCTCTTCTTAGGATATAACAGATTGCAAGGCTCGATTTCTGAATCATTTGGTGATTTGATAAGTTTGAAATCCTTAAATTTGTCCAACAATAATCTCTCTAGGTCTATTCCTATATCTTTAGAAAAACTCTCATATCTTGAGGATCTAGATCTCTCTTTCAATAAGCTAAAAGGAGAAATTCCTAAAGGAGGATCTTTTGGAAACTTCTCAGCTAAATCATTTGAGGGAAATGAATTATTATGTGGTTCACCCAATCTACAAGTCCCACCATGCAAAACTAGCATTCATCACAAATCAAGGAAAAATGTTCTTCTTCTAGGGATTGTCTTGCCATTgagtactatatttataataGTAGTCATTTTATTGATCGTAAGATATCGAAAGAGAGTAAAACAACCACCAAATGATGCTAATATGCCACCAATAGCGACATGTAGAAGGTTTTCATACCTAGAACTTTGTTGA
- the LOC127898860 gene encoding probable LRR receptor-like serine/threonine-protein kinase At3g47570 has translation MEVAVKVFDLQCGRAFKSFDVECEIMKSIRHRNLIKVISSCSTEEFKALVLEYMPHGSLEKNLYSSNCILDIFQRLNIMVDVATALEYLHFGYSAPVIHCDLKPNNVLLDDNMVAHLSDFGIAKLLIGEDQSMTQTQTLATIGYMAPEYGRE, from the exons ATGGAGGTTGCAGTGAAGGTTTTCGACCTGCAATGTGGAAGAGCGTTTAAGAGTTTTGATGTTGAATGTGAAATAATGAAAAGTATTCGCCATCGAAACCTTATCAAAGTTATCAGTAGTTGTTCAACTGAAGAGTTTAAAGCATTGGTATTAGAATACATGCCTCATGGAAGTTTGGAGAAGAATTTGTATTCGAGTAACTGCATTTtggatatttttcaaagattgaATATAATGGTAGATGTTGCAACAGCTTTAGAATATCTGCACTTTGGTTATTCAGCTCCTGTAATTCATTGTGACTTAAAGCCCAACAATGTATTGTTAGACGATAATATGGTTGCTCATTTGAGTGATTTTGGCATTGCAAAGCTCTTAATCGGAGAAGATCAATCTATGACTCAAACACAAACACTTGCCACGATAGGCTACATGGCACCAG AGTATGGAAGAGAATGA